A stretch of Chryseobacterium turcicum DNA encodes these proteins:
- a CDS encoding branched-chain amino acid transaminase — translation MYSNNETVLFLDGKFVKANESTTDLYSQTLHYGYGAFEGIRSYETKNGTKVFKAEEHYERLKKSCELVKIPFDCTVQELVQATYELLEKNNLKNAYIRPLVYCGQNMSLSKPTRVSVMIAAWDWGAYLGEKLLRLTVSSYCRPHPKSIHIEAKVCGHYVNSILATNEAKDNGFDEALLLDSDGFLAEGPGANLFFEKDGKLFTPQLGNILPGITRATVLELAEQLGLELHQGKFTREDLFQADSAFYCGTAAEVVGILSVDTYQFPKNWNDSLGKKLQDAYSLLVREPLKQLNLN, via the coding sequence ATGTATTCAAACAACGAAACAGTCCTTTTTTTGGACGGAAAATTTGTAAAGGCTAACGAATCTACAACCGATTTGTACAGTCAAACGCTTCATTATGGCTACGGTGCATTTGAAGGTATTCGTTCTTATGAAACCAAAAATGGAACTAAAGTATTTAAAGCCGAAGAACATTATGAACGCTTGAAAAAATCCTGCGAATTGGTAAAAATCCCTTTCGATTGCACTGTTCAAGAGTTAGTCCAAGCTACTTACGAGTTACTGGAAAAAAACAATTTAAAAAATGCTTACATCCGACCATTGGTGTATTGTGGACAAAATATGAGTTTGTCAAAACCTACCAGGGTTTCGGTGATGATTGCCGCTTGGGACTGGGGAGCGTATTTGGGAGAAAAATTACTACGATTAACGGTTTCCTCCTATTGCCGTCCACATCCAAAATCCATCCACATTGAAGCGAAAGTCTGCGGTCATTATGTCAATTCGATTTTGGCAACCAACGAAGCAAAAGACAATGGATTCGACGAAGCCTTGCTTTTGGATAGCGATGGATTTTTAGCCGAAGGTCCGGGTGCAAATTTGTTCTTTGAAAAAGACGGAAAACTATTCACGCCTCAATTAGGAAACATCCTTCCGGGCATCACCAGAGCCACTGTTTTGGAGTTAGCCGAACAATTAGGTCTGGAACTGCATCAAGGAAAATTTACCAGAGAAGATCTTTTTCAAGCTGATAGTGCCTTTTACTGCGGAACGGCTGCCGAGGTAGTGGGTATATTATCGGTGGACACTTATCAATTTCCAAAAAACTGGAATGATTCCTTAGGTAAAAAACTTCAAGATGCTTATTCACTTTTGGTACGAGAACCTTTAAAACAGCTCAATTTAAACTAA
- the ilvD gene encoding dihydroxy-acid dehydratase, which translates to MKTLNKYSRTITQDETQPAAQAMLYGIGLTEDDLQKAQVGIVSMGYEGNPCNMHLNDLAKEVKAGVQQEDLVGLIFNTIGVSDGISNGTDGMRFSLVSRDVIADSIETVVSAQWYDAVLAVVGCDKNMPGSIIAMGRLNRPAIMVYGGTIHSGKWKGESLNIVSAFEALGKKFSNTISDEDYKGIIKNACPGAGACGGMYTANTMASAIEALGMSLPYSSSNPALSSNKKMECFDTGKAIKVLLEKDIKPKDIMTRKAFENAMTMVTVLGGSTNAVMHLIAMAHSVDLELTLNDFQKVSNRVPVLADLKPSGKYLMEDLHEAGGVPAVMKYLLKHNLLHRDCLTVTGKTIVENLEAVEDLTEGQKVFLPLENPVKANGHLQMLYGNLATEGSVAKISGKEGDYFEGTAKVFDDEYAVIDGVRNGEVKPGNVVVIRYCGPRGGPGMPEMLKPTSAIMGAGLGNSVALITDGRFSGGTHGFVVGHITPEAFVGGTIALVNDGDLIAIDTKNNTINLKVSEQELEKRKAAWKQPPLKANKGVLYKYAQCVSSASLGCVTDK; encoded by the coding sequence ATGAAAACACTCAACAAATACAGTAGAACCATCACACAAGATGAAACCCAACCTGCAGCACAAGCCATGCTTTATGGAATAGGTTTAACCGAAGACGATTTGCAAAAAGCACAAGTGGGAATTGTGAGTATGGGTTACGAAGGAAATCCCTGCAACATGCACCTCAACGATTTGGCTAAAGAAGTAAAAGCTGGTGTGCAACAAGAGGATTTAGTAGGATTGATATTTAATACCATTGGTGTGAGTGACGGTATATCAAACGGAACTGACGGTATGCGTTTTTCTTTGGTTTCCAGAGATGTGATCGCCGATTCCATAGAAACGGTGGTGAGTGCCCAATGGTACGATGCTGTATTGGCGGTAGTAGGTTGCGATAAAAATATGCCTGGTTCTATCATCGCCATGGGAAGATTAAATCGTCCTGCAATCATGGTTTATGGCGGAACGATCCATTCTGGAAAATGGAAAGGAGAATCGCTCAATATCGTTTCAGCTTTTGAAGCTTTAGGTAAAAAATTCAGTAACACCATTTCCGATGAAGATTACAAAGGTATAATCAAAAACGCTTGTCCTGGCGCGGGTGCTTGTGGCGGTATGTACACAGCAAATACGATGGCTTCGGCTATTGAAGCTTTGGGAATGAGTTTACCTTACAGTTCATCCAATCCTGCGTTGAGCAGCAATAAAAAAATGGAATGTTTTGATACAGGAAAAGCCATCAAAGTGTTGTTGGAAAAAGACATTAAGCCCAAAGACATCATGACCCGAAAAGCCTTTGAAAATGCCATGACCATGGTAACGGTTTTGGGCGGCTCTACCAATGCCGTAATGCACCTGATAGCAATGGCACATTCGGTGGATTTGGAATTGACTTTGAATGATTTCCAAAAGGTAAGTAACCGTGTTCCAGTGTTGGCAGATTTAAAACCAAGTGGAAAATACCTCATGGAAGATTTGCACGAAGCAGGTGGTGTTCCAGCAGTAATGAAATATTTATTGAAACACAATTTATTACATAGAGATTGTTTAACTGTTACAGGAAAAACAATTGTTGAAAATTTGGAAGCTGTGGAAGATTTAACCGAAGGTCAGAAAGTATTTCTTCCATTGGAAAATCCAGTGAAAGCAAATGGACATCTGCAAATGCTCTACGGAAATTTAGCTACCGAGGGAAGTGTAGCTAAAATAAGTGGCAAAGAGGGCGATTATTTTGAAGGAACAGCCAAAGTATTTGACGATGAATATGCAGTGATTGATGGTGTGCGAAACGGAGAAGTAAAACCCGGGAATGTGGTAGTAATCCGTTATTGCGGACCAAGAGGCGGACCGGGAATGCCTGAAATGCTCAAACCAACTTCAGCAATTATGGGTGCAGGATTGGGAAATTCAGTGGCTTTAATTACCGACGGTAGATTTTCGGGTGGAACGCATGGTTTTGTGGTAGGACACATCACTCCGGAAGCTTTTGTAGGTGGAACAATTGCCTTGGTAAATGATGGAGATTTGATTGCGATTGACACAAAAAATAATACGATCAATTTAAAAGTATCTGAACAGGAATTGGAAAAACGAAAAGCAGCATGGAAACAACCTCCATTGAAAGCAAATAAAGGGGTTTTGTACAAATATGCACAATGCGTTTCGAGTGCTTCATTGGGGTGTGTAACCGATAAATAA
- the ilvB gene encoding biosynthetic-type acetolactate synthase large subunit, whose translation MKTTELKITGAEAVIQSLKAEGVKTIFGYPGGAIMPIYDALFHHLEEVNHILTRHEQGAIHAAQGYARTSGKTGVVFATSGPGATNLITGLADALIDSTPLVCITGQVASHLLGTDAFQETDVMGISMPVTKWNCQVTKAADIAPTLAKAFYIASSGRPGPVLVDITKDAQFEKLDFSYEKCTSVRSYQPKPKLNVDQVQAATKFLNEAKKPLMIVGQGIMLSNAEEELLAFAEKTGIPVASTLLGLGAFPSHHPLFVGMVGMHGNYAPNVKTNECDVLLAVGMRFDDRVTGDVSRYATQAKVVHVDIDTAEINKIIKADAPVVADAKEALTVLADLVEKQTHQNWLDEFHQAKQKELQVLSENREKEFSDELRMDLVIDLLSQKTKGNAIVVTDVGQHQMMAAQFYQYNQTKSNVTSGGLGTMGFALPAAIGAKMANPEKQVVAIIGDGGFQMTLQELGTMMQNNIGVKIIILNNGYLGMVRQWQQMFFEKRYSFTDIQSPDFVALAASYNIKGQKVERQEDLNNALDQLLNTENAYLLEVKVAREDNVFPMVPTGASVAEIRLQ comes from the coding sequence ATGAAAACAACGGAATTAAAAATAACAGGTGCAGAAGCGGTGATACAAAGCCTGAAAGCCGAAGGTGTAAAAACGATATTTGGTTATCCAGGCGGTGCTATCATGCCAATTTATGATGCCTTGTTTCATCATCTTGAAGAAGTAAATCATATCTTGACAAGACACGAGCAAGGTGCTATACATGCAGCTCAAGGATATGCTAGAACTTCAGGAAAAACAGGGGTTGTATTTGCTACTTCTGGTCCGGGAGCCACCAATTTAATTACAGGTTTAGCCGATGCCCTGATTGATTCTACGCCCTTGGTTTGCATCACCGGACAGGTGGCTTCTCATCTCTTGGGAACTGATGCTTTTCAGGAAACCGATGTCATGGGAATTTCGATGCCGGTAACCAAATGGAATTGTCAGGTAACCAAAGCAGCAGATATAGCACCCACTTTAGCTAAAGCATTTTACATCGCCTCGTCTGGTCGTCCGGGGCCGGTTTTGGTGGATATTACCAAAGATGCCCAGTTTGAAAAACTGGATTTCTCTTACGAAAAGTGTACATCGGTGAGAAGCTACCAACCTAAGCCAAAATTGAATGTAGATCAAGTGCAAGCAGCAACCAAGTTTTTGAATGAGGCAAAAAAACCTTTGATGATTGTCGGACAAGGAATTATGCTTTCCAATGCAGAAGAAGAATTATTGGCTTTTGCCGAAAAAACGGGTATTCCGGTGGCTTCTACGCTTTTGGGATTAGGAGCTTTTCCAAGTCATCACCCTTTATTTGTTGGAATGGTAGGCATGCATGGCAATTATGCACCCAATGTAAAAACCAATGAGTGCGATGTGTTGCTTGCCGTGGGAATGCGTTTTGACGACCGTGTTACAGGTGATGTTTCCCGGTATGCAACACAAGCAAAAGTGGTTCATGTTGATATAGACACTGCCGAAATCAATAAAATCATAAAAGCCGATGCTCCTGTTGTAGCCGATGCCAAAGAAGCACTAACCGTTTTAGCAGATTTGGTAGAAAAACAAACTCATCAAAATTGGTTGGATGAATTTCATCAAGCGAAGCAAAAGGAATTACAGGTACTTTCAGAAAATAGAGAAAAGGAATTTTCAGATGAACTGAGAATGGATTTGGTGATTGATTTACTTTCTCAAAAAACCAAGGGCAATGCAATCGTTGTAACCGATGTGGGACAGCACCAAATGATGGCGGCACAGTTCTATCAGTATAATCAAACCAAAAGTAATGTTACATCTGGCGGATTGGGAACGATGGGTTTTGCACTTCCAGCCGCTATTGGAGCAAAAATGGCAAATCCGGAAAAACAAGTCGTAGCTATCATTGGAGATGGTGGTTTTCAAATGACCTTGCAGGAATTGGGAACCATGATGCAGAATAATATCGGCGTGAAAATCATCATCTTAAACAATGGTTATTTGGGAATGGTGAGGCAATGGCAACAAATGTTCTTTGAAAAAAGATATTCGTTTACCGACATTCAAAGTCCTGATTTTGTGGCTTTGGCAGCCTCTTACAACATCAAAGGTCAAAAAGTTGAAAGACAGGAGGACTTGAACAACGCATTAGACCAACTTTTAAACACAGAAAATGCGTACCTGTTGGAAGTGAAAGTTGCCAGAGAAGATAATGTTTTTCCGATGGTGCCAACAGGTGCTTCGGTAGCTGAAATAAGATTACAATAA
- the ilvN gene encoding acetolactate synthase small subunit, protein MNKTFTVSIFTENTIGMLNRITIIFTRRHLNIDSITASETEVKNVHRYTIVLRTNREQIDKVVGQIDKLIDVLKAFVHEDNEVVHQEIALYKIKTTELKSNNVEQVVRENSAKVLTVDPDFIVIEKTGHKADTQVLFEKLKPFGILEFARSGRVAVTKPMKELSTYLKELEIN, encoded by the coding sequence ATGAACAAAACATTTACCGTATCCATATTTACGGAAAATACAATCGGAATGCTCAACCGTATCACCATCATATTTACAAGACGACATTTGAATATTGACAGCATCACCGCTTCTGAAACAGAGGTTAAAAATGTGCACCGTTACACTATCGTTTTGAGAACAAACAGAGAACAAATAGATAAAGTTGTTGGGCAAATCGACAAATTAATTGATGTTCTGAAAGCCTTTGTACACGAAGATAATGAAGTAGTACATCAGGAAATTGCGTTATATAAAATCAAAACAACAGAACTTAAATCCAACAATGTAGAGCAAGTGGTTAGAGAAAATAGTGCCAAAGTTCTCACCGTAGATCCCGATTTTATCGTCATTGAAAAAACAGGGCACAAAGCAGATACACAGGTTTTATTTGAGAAATTGAAACCCTTTGGTATTCTGGAATTTGCCCGCTCAGGAAGAGTAGCAGTTACCAAACCAATGAAAGAATTAAGTACTTATTTAAAAGAATTAGAAATCAATTAA
- the ilvC gene encoding ketol-acid reductoisomerase, which yields MAQLNFGGVMENVVTREEFSLEKAREILKNETVAVIGYGVQGPGQALNLKDNGVKVIVGQRKGTKSWDKALADGWVENETLFEVETACEKGTLLMNLLSDAGQIQAWETMKKNLTTGKALYFSHGFGVTFHEKTGIVPPKDVDVFLVAPKGSGTSLRTLFLKGQGLNSSYAVFQNATGKAEEKALALGIAIGSGYLFETTFQKEVYSDLTGERGVLMGAIAGVFEAQYNVLRQRGHSPSEAFNETVEELTQSLMPLVAENGMDWMFANCSTTAQRGALDWKGKFREATTPVFNELYDDVLSGKEAAIVIEANSKPDYREKLNAELKEIQQSELWQTGMQVRKLRPQTK from the coding sequence ATGGCACAATTAAATTTTGGCGGCGTAATGGAAAATGTCGTAACACGAGAAGAGTTTTCATTAGAGAAAGCAAGAGAAATATTAAAAAACGAAACTGTTGCAGTCATTGGATACGGCGTGCAAGGTCCGGGACAAGCCTTAAATTTGAAAGATAATGGCGTAAAAGTAATTGTAGGACAACGAAAAGGGACAAAGAGTTGGGACAAAGCACTTGCTGATGGTTGGGTAGAAAATGAAACTCTTTTCGAAGTGGAAACCGCTTGCGAAAAAGGCACTTTACTCATGAATTTATTATCAGATGCAGGGCAAATACAAGCATGGGAAACGATGAAAAAAAATTTGACAACAGGAAAAGCCCTGTATTTTTCACATGGTTTTGGCGTTACTTTTCATGAAAAAACAGGTATCGTGCCACCTAAAGATGTAGATGTGTTTTTGGTGGCTCCCAAAGGTTCGGGAACTTCGTTAAGAACATTATTTTTAAAAGGGCAAGGTTTAAATTCCAGTTATGCCGTTTTTCAAAATGCAACCGGAAAAGCTGAAGAAAAAGCATTGGCATTAGGCATCGCTATCGGTTCTGGTTATTTGTTTGAAACCACATTTCAAAAAGAAGTATACAGCGATTTGACTGGCGAACGAGGCGTTTTGATGGGAGCTATCGCAGGTGTTTTTGAGGCTCAATATAATGTGCTTCGTCAGCGAGGACATTCGCCAAGTGAAGCCTTCAACGAAACTGTAGAAGAATTGACCCAAAGTTTAATGCCTTTGGTAGCCGAAAACGGAATGGATTGGATGTTTGCCAATTGCAGTACCACTGCACAACGAGGAGCATTGGATTGGAAAGGTAAATTTAGAGAAGCTACCACTCCTGTTTTTAATGAACTGTATGATGACGTGCTTTCAGGTAAAGAAGCAGCCATCGTTATCGAAGCCAACAGCAAGCCAGATTACAGAGAAAAACTCAACGCAGAACTCAAAGAAATACAACAAAGTGAGTTGTGG